The stretch of DNA GCTCGACATCTGGGCCATACTCGCATATCCTTAGCTGAGCCCGTCATATACAAGCCCGGCCCATGTTTCGCAAAAACTTACAAGGCCGGCATATAAGTTCGTAATTTTTTCCTTCcaccaaaaatacaaaattgtAATCTCAAAACCATCATTATTTGATAGATATAAGATATTATATGCTAGTTTCCCAAAACAATATTATTTTACATGAATGAAAAATGCCTTTTTTTGTTAAATAGATGCTAAACTCTTAATTTCACCATTATACAACATACGCCAGGCCTGTGATTTCTTGAATGCTGCGTACATCCTGCCTGATCATTTTCGAAGAAATTCTGTTGTagaaacaagacgcaactttttATATTGTTTGTTTGGAGAACACGATCTATATATGTACTAACCTTGAACTCTGTATCTTCACTTCCCCAAGCATGATCTCATTTTGACTTGCTCTGTTTCGTTGTGATCTTTCTTGTTGAAACTAGATCAACTACCAGGATTATTTGAAGTTGAAGACCAGAGTTGAATTTCTTCAGACTACACAAAGGTAGTACGTCTTCAGAAATTTGTTAATGGGCCTGTGATGTATGAGATCTGGCACTAATTTATTATTGTAGAAATATTCTTGGTGAGGACCTGGGCCCACTTAGCATGAAGGAGCTTGAGCAGCTTGAGAACCAAATAGAGATATCCCTGAAACATATCAGGACAAGAAAGGTAGAAAACGTAACTAGCGTCAATTTATACATCTATGTACACTGTTTGGCTTGCTTATGACGAGAGTTGATATGTTAACAGAATCAAATGTTGCTTGATCAACTCTTTGATCTGAAAAGTAAGGTAATAATGATCAGTTTCGATTATCTTCTTTCCATTGCATTCATATTAGACACTGTAATAGCGTGGTAACCATTATGTTTTGCAGGAGCAAGAATTACAGGACCTTAACAAGGACCTCAGGAAAAAGGTAACATCATCGGCCTTAAAACTTGTTATAACGATGAACTtggatgtttttttttcctttgccaCGGCAATGAACTTGGGAGCTTGGATGCTAACGCTTAACACCACGTATCTTTTCCTGTCCTTGGTGAAGATCTGGCATAACACTTGAACCAAATAAACTCAATTTTTTGTGATAAGGCTAGCTGAATCCATTACTGATCTGTTGCAAGTGCCAGTTGCAAGAAACCAATGCAGAGAACGTGCTGCATGTTTCCTGGGAAGAAGGTGGGCACAGTGGCACCAGTGGGAATGCCATTGAACCTTATCAGGGATTCCTACAGCACCCAGAgattgggtaagtttctccagTCCTCGAATGCAGGGTTGAGAAAAAGGAAACTCATAGAggaacaaaaaaagaagaagagatccCACAAACTTTTATCTGAACTTGTGCACTCACAATCACATCAGTCAAGCTCCCTTGACTCCAGCACATTTTCTCTGACGAAACAGGATCCCAGCACTTCAGATTCAGCATTTCAGATTTTAGCATGCATTGTTCCATTCTTTTACACTTCTATTTACTGACTGACTGAATGCATTTCCGTCCTCGGCGAAGGTACCATCAACAAGCCTACATGGACCAGCTGAACAACGAAGACATGGCGGACCCAAACGAGCACGGCCGATCCGGATGGATCTGAAGTGCTCCGCCGATGACTCAATAAGCCGGCGCATGGCCGGCCCAGCAGGACCTCATATCATCCTGCTGGCGCAGGACGCATGTCCCGGTCCTCTTATGTATTgaaagtttgaaaaaaaaaattgaaactgCTCTTGAGACTCCCCGAACGATGGAGAGAGAAGAGGGGAGCAATTCGAGCGCGTGTTGTACCGTGCTGGCAAACGGCAGCGCGCGCGTCGCCCGTAGCCTGGACGCACACGCACTGTGTGTGATTGTAACGGTTAGCTTTGAGACCTTGGTGTGTGAAGCTTGGAACTTTATGTATTTGTATGTCGATGGTATTTGTGTGGTGATTGACTGATTGTGCAAGTCTAGAAGAATAGCAGGTGTGCGGGAGCCCATAGCCTAACGCCGGttccgccggcgggcggcggcggcggcggcagccccgGGGTGGCCGTGGCGTTCCCGTTCCTCTGGTCCCGCGTACCGGCACCGCTGGCAGGCACCGTGCTCCTTGGGCGCGGGAGACGGGCGCCACGGCGTCCTCGTCTTAGGCCTGCGCGAGCGCACGTCGGCTCACAGTTTGTGCCGCCATGCGTCGGCCAGCAACGACTGGTGCGCGAGCTGTGCCCTTCTCGAGTTCTGGGGCTCGCGTCTCACCCCTGTCGCGACTGCCGTCGTGTTGCGGGGAGGGGGAACCTAGTCACGAGTCCCGACTCTGTTCTGCTATGCGATGCTCTGCTCACCCCAGCCCCCAGGTTTGCCCAACGCTGACGCACGCTACCTGTGCCCAATTTGCTCTACTCGCATGGGCCGTATCTCGAGTGGGAGTCAGCCCATAAGTGCATTACCAGAGAGCCCACGGGGCCTTGctgtggaggagggggagggggcggttttttatttttatattttttattttcgttttttacaaaaatatattttcgttttcaaaatttacaggaatataccccggctgccccactgccgggcggttgggacctggtcgccccgctgcggggcggcagtGGCTTTTCTGCAAATATTTTGCGAAATTTTTTACAGAAAAGGCACTGGAGGAccagccgcccggcagcggggttGGCTGCCCCCCACCCCCTCATTTGCctcactaaaaatccagaaaaaaaagaaaagagagggagggagaggagaggtgagagagagaggcaaagcggcgaagtTTGTATTCTATGCATACTATGGTCATACATTGTTCCCTCAATACATTCGttatggacacataatttttatttttgcaaaaaacatgggcacatgtacagacccggcggtcttatcctgagtttgttgcgGCATTTGATCGATTGACCCCAGAAGATATTGTGTGGGAGCCATACAGACCTTCAGCCCTATGGAGGGTCAGGTGCCTCGCAAGGGGCTCCGTTTCAAGGAACCCAGTTTAACTCTATGACACCAGCTGCAGGAACTTTAGTTAAAtatgtggtgcataattttatttgccgTCGAAGGCTCATACATTACTATTTACactcaggatcacaacagttcaccggagcggggccttcttcgtatcaccctatgACGCCACCAGGAGGATATCAAGGAGTTTATTCCTatccaccagcaccagcacctcCAACACAGGGTACACACAATCATTTGTACGGAATTGCATTCACCTATTTAACATTGCtttaaaaaaagttttttttgatCCGTAGGGTGGTCTCAAGACAACGACGAGGTCTCCTTCGACGACTTTACACGGTTGTTTGCTACGCCTGCCCAGGACGATGATCCCAGcttgcatacacctctggctcGGTTATGCTGTCCTGCCAGAGACGTGAGGCCACTGGACCGTCATAGCTACCctacagatcacgtacacgcacaacGTAAGAGAGGTCGGCACAGTAGGGGTGGTTAGTTGTTGCCACTTGTTTCTCTATTGTTATTATGGACCTGTCGTCTTGGTGTAGTCGTTGATCTTCTAAATGCACGAGACTGCGCTGATTAGTTCGAATTATGAGTTTAGAATGCTGCAAATACGGGAACCGCCATTGTTTACAAACCAAAGACACATTCTTTTTATTGTCTTTTATACGAATAATATTACGACAAACcgagaattttttttctaaatttttggtGAAGCAAATGAGGGTCGGCGGTATCTGGGAGGCGGCCGCCCCGTTGTCGGGCAACCGGTCCTCCAGGGGTTTTTCTGAAAAAATATTACGaatttttttgcagaaaagctcCTACCGCCTCGCAGCGGGCGACCaagtcccggccgcccggcagcgggcggccgggctatattcctgtaaattttgaaaatgaaaataaaaaaataaaaaaactgcgggaagggggggggggacacTCTCTCTGTTGGACTCTCATGGCCCGTGGGCCGCGGCATCTTCACACGGCGCCCTCCCCAGCCTCGCTGCCGGGAGGAGTCGAGCTGTCGTCCCCCCCCCGACTGCCCGAAGCCCTGAACTCCTCATCCTCTCCGCGCGTTCGCGAAACAATCCTCGCCATGCGGATCTCCTCGAGAGCGGCCGGGGCCGGCCTTGGGCGTCGTTGCACGGCACCGGGGGGCAGGGGCACGCCCGGCTGCCGGCAGCGCACTTGTCCT from Panicum virgatum strain AP13 chromosome 9K, P.virgatum_v5, whole genome shotgun sequence encodes:
- the LOC120646861 gene encoding MADS-box transcription factor 1-like encodes the protein MGRGKVELKRIENKISRQVTFAKRRNGLLKKAYELSLLCDAEVALIIFSGRGRLFEFSSSSCMYKTLERYRSSNYSSQEVKTPLDGEINYQDYLKLKTRVEFLQTTQRNILGEDLGPLSMKELEQLENQIEISLKHIRTRKNQMLLDQLFDLKSKEQELQDLNKDLRKKLQETNAENVLHVSWEEGGHSGTSGNAIEPYQGFLQHPEIGYHQQAYMDQLNNEDMADPNEHGRSGWI